In Roseibium sp. Sym1, the genomic window CACATCGAGATGGTGGAGCGCCTTCAGGCGAAGCTGGGCATTCACCCCGGTCCCCATCGTCTCGGACGAGCCGATCAGGAAGCGGACCTTGCCGGCATTGACGTCGGCAAAGAGCCGCTGCTTGGCCTCTGTCTTCTTGTAATCCTGCATGAAGGCGATTTCGGAGGCAGGGACCCCGCGTCGGACGAGTTCGTCGCGGATCCAGCGATAGGCGGAAAAGCCGCGGGACTTCTCGACGTTGATCGTGCCGAGATCGGAGAAGATCATCTGCGCCGCGCCGGGTAGGTCGAAGGGCACGCCCTCGCGGGTCAGATACTCGTTTTCGCCAGTTTCCTTCCAAATGCGGATGCTGTTCTCGATAAGCTTGTTGAGCTTGTTATCCGGTTCATTCTCCTCGCCGAAGTCGACCAGCCTGAGATCGATCGCAGCATGCCGTCCATCAGTGATGACGGAGAGCAAAATATCGTCGCCGGGCTTTGCAGGTCCTTCGCGCTTTTCGATCGCCTGGATCCGCGCCTCAAGGACCTGCTGGTAGAGCTTGAAGTCCTTGGTCGGCTTGGCGGTGATGATCTGGCGCTTGCCCGTCGAGAGCGCGGGGACTTTCACATATTGCTTCAGGTCGGCGGGGAGCACGACGTCTGCAAAGGAGCGGAACATCGCGATCAGTTCCGGTACGTTGACGAAGGTGGCAAAGCGCGAGACGGGCTTGTATTTGCCGGACGGTTGCAGTTCAAGCTCGGTCGCCACATCGCCGAAGGTCGAGGCCCAGGCGTCAAATTCGTGCAGGCCACGCTCCTTCAAGGCATCAAACCCAAGGAACCGCTGCACGGAGAACATTTCTCCGAGCGTATTGGTGATCGGCGTGCCGGACGCCAGCACCAGTGCCCGGCCGGGGTTCTTGGTTTCGATGAGTCGGGATTTCACATAGAGATCCCAGGCGCGCTGCGAGCCGTTCGGATCGACGCCCTTCAGGGTGGACATGTTGGTCGCAAAGGAGAGTTTCCGGAACTCCTGGGCCTCGTCGACGATGATCTGATCAATCCCGATCTCGGAGATGGTGAGGAGGTCGTCCTTGACCGAGCCGAGGGATTCCAGCCGATCCCGCAATCCCTCTTTCAGCCGTTCCAGGCGCTTGCGCGACACCCGGTCGTCGCTTTCGACCCGGGTGAGCAGATCTTCGTAGACGCCAAGTTCATCCTCGATCATCTGCTTTTCGAAAGCGGCCGGAACGGCGATGAATTTGAAGGCAGAATGAGTGATGATGATCGCGTCCCAGGAGGCCATTGCGGCGCGCGACAGGAAGCGGTGCCGCTTGTCTTTGGAAAAATTCGTCTCGTCGGCGACGAGGATGCGGGCTGTCGGATAGAGCGCGAGGAACTCGCGGGCGGCCTGCGCGAGGCAATGACCGGGCACGACCAGCATGGCTTTCGAGATCAGGCCAAGACGCCGCTGTTCCATGATGGCGGCCGCCATCGTCATGGTCTTGCCGGCGCCGACGGCGTGGGCGAGATAGGTCGAGCCAGCTGAGATGATCCGCCAGATACCGCGTTTCTGATGGCCATAAAGACCAAAGGCGCTGGAGGCGCCCGGGAGCTGTAGATGGTCCCCGTTGAAGGATCGGGGTGCAATGTTGTTGAAAGTGTCGTTGTAGACTCGTGCCAGCCGGTCGGTGCGATCAGGATCGGACCAGACCCATGTCTGGAAGGCGGTCTTGATCCTGGCGAGCTTCTCCTTGGCCGCCTCGGTGTCGACGACATTCAAAACCCGGCGCTCACTGTCGCCATCCCTGACCGTGTCGAAGATCTGCGGCACCCGGCTGTTGAGTGCGTCGTCCAGCAGCTCACCGGCATGCCTGCGCTTTGTGCCCCATTCGGAGGTGCCCTCAGCCCGGTAGGCGAGCATTCGGGCATCGACTGTCCAGGAGGCGAGTTCGGCCAAGTGGTGAATCCGGATGTCCGCTCCCATCGTCTCCTTCACGAAATCGACCACATCAGTTGCGGGGATCCAGGGAGCGCCAAGCCGCGCGGTGATGTCCGACGGGCTGAGATCGGCCGGCTGCACCGCTTCGAGCGCTTCGACATTGCGCTTGTAAGCCGGATCGAGTTCGGCGGCGGCTTGCGCCATCGCCAGCTTGTCGCGCACCGGGCCTGAGAGATAGGCGTCGGAGGTCTGCCACTCGCCGTTCGCCGGGTCCCGGTAGATCGCGCTGCCGAGCGCCTCGATCACAGTGGTGCGGTCCTCATGCAGCAACTCGGCAATATGGTCGAGATCGACACGGCCGCGCTCGTTGAGGACGACGGCGAGCGCATCTGCTGCATTGGTAATGACCGGGACGACCCGCGGTGCAATCACCCGTTCGGAGAAAATCGGGCCGGGCTTGGCCGTATCCGTGTCGAGATCGTAGGTCTCGATGGAGGCGACGAGCCAGCAGTCCGGGTCGTCGAGAAAGGGCTGCAGGTTCGGTCGGCGATGCGTCTCGCGGGTTTCGCCGGTCTGATGGTTCTCGGTGATCGAGACCCTGGTATGGTTGATCGGCCCGAAGTCGCGCACAAAGCTCGACCAGGCGATGCGCAGTTTGACCTGAAGGTCCCGCCACGGCCGATCGGTCTCCTGGGCTTTCAGAACAGCACGCACGGCGTCGCGGATCGGGATCAGTTTTTTGACAATGTTGATCTGTTTTTCGGAAAACCCCTCGCCGGATCGGCCCTTACGGACGGGAACCGGACTGGACTTGCCGTCGATCACCTGCATGAGGCCTTTCGACGGATGATAGAAGAAGCTGCCCTCGCGGACATGGCGTTCTTCGGGCCTGGCGACATCACTGCTTGCCGGGCAAAGCTCGAGATCGAAATCGATCGTGTCTGGCTCGCCATCATAGACGGCGTCCGGAAGAGAGAGGATGGCGGTATCGAGATCAGCCTCGAGATCGCCCTCGGAGGGCAGGCAGGTATAGGTCTCTCCGAATGGACCGGATGTAGTCGCGTGGTGGCCAAGCACGTGATCCGGATGCTCGGCGAACCACCGATTGACGCGGAGGGACTCAACGCCCTCCCCGGCAGAAACGACCTCGGCCAGATCCAGCCAGGCCGTATCGCTCTGGGTTTCGC contains:
- a CDS encoding N-6 DNA methylase, whose amino-acid sequence is MADHDPFNLDMFGSSQSALSSGLGLGVTAFTESPVIEPDETARPPATAPVKRSKSRQPSERQSAEAPERGSNFRLPGSRALAKGWKARARDNLEAIQLATAIAAEDRPASREEQARLIRFTGFGASDLANAIFTRPGEDGFRDGWEDLGEGLLEAVSEADYASLARCTQYAHFTPEFIVRAMWKGLLRLGWRGGRVLEPGIGTGLFPAMMPEAFRKTSFVTGVELDPVTARITRLLQPVARIVEGDFARTDLPAHFDLVIGNPPFSDRTVRSDRAYRSIGLRLHDYFITRSIDLLKPGALAAFVASSGTMDKADATAREHIARSADLTAAIRLPEGSFRADAGTDVVVDILFFRKRKPGETQSDTAWLDLAEVVSAGEGVESLRVNRWFAEHPDHVLGHHATTSGPFGETYTCLPSEGDLEADLDTAILSLPDAVYDGEPDTIDFDLELCPASSDVARPEERHVREGSFFYHPSKGLMQVIDGKSSPVPVRKGRSGEGFSEKQINIVKKLIPIRDAVRAVLKAQETDRPWRDLQVKLRIAWSSFVRDFGPINHTRVSITENHQTGETRETHRRPNLQPFLDDPDCWLVASIETYDLDTDTAKPGPIFSERVIAPRVVPVITNAADALAVVLNERGRVDLDHIAELLHEDRTTVIEALGSAIYRDPANGEWQTSDAYLSGPVRDKLAMAQAAAELDPAYKRNVEALEAVQPADLSPSDITARLGAPWIPATDVVDFVKETMGADIRIHHLAELASWTVDARMLAYRAEGTSEWGTKRRHAGELLDDALNSRVPQIFDTVRDGDSERRVLNVVDTEAAKEKLARIKTAFQTWVWSDPDRTDRLARVYNDTFNNIAPRSFNGDHLQLPGASSAFGLYGHQKRGIWRIISAGSTYLAHAVGAGKTMTMAAAIMEQRRLGLISKAMLVVPGHCLAQAAREFLALYPTARILVADETNFSKDKRHRFLSRAAMASWDAIIITHSAFKFIAVPAAFEKQMIEDELGVYEDLLTRVESDDRVSRKRLERLKEGLRDRLESLGSVKDDLLTISEIGIDQIIVDEAQEFRKLSFATNMSTLKGVDPNGSQRAWDLYVKSRLIETKNPGRALVLASGTPITNTLGEMFSVQRFLGFDALKERGLHEFDAWASTFGDVATELELQPSGKYKPVSRFATFVNVPELIAMFRSFADVVLPADLKQYVKVPALSTGKRQIITAKPTKDFKLYQQVLEARIQAIEKREGPAKPGDDILLSVITDGRHAAIDLRLVDFGEENEPDNKLNKLIENSIRIWKETGENEYLTREGVPFDLPGAAQMIFSDLGTINVEKSRGFSAYRWIRDELVRRGVPASEIAFMQDYKKTEAKQRLFADVNAGKVRFLIGSSETMGTGVNAQLRLKALHHLDVPWLPSQIEQREGRIERQGNQHDEIDIFAYATEGSMDAQMWQNNERKARFIAAALSGDTSVRRLEDLGEGQANQFAMAKAIASGDQRLMQKAGLEADIARLERLRAAHRDDQFAVRRQIRNAERDIELYTRRIAEIGKDIERRIPTSGDAFAMTVGGQSFTERKPAGRALMKEIMTLVHLREEDETTLAAIGGFDLIFSGQRFGQDDFRYDVTLARCGAETGIDLALTVTPLGAVSRIEHVLSDFEEERAQYRFRLDDAKRRLASYQSRQGGEFGFEVELAEKRRQLAEIEADLADEVLKEGKKAAEAA